From one Streptomyces sp. R41 genomic stretch:
- a CDS encoding ABC transporter permease — protein sequence MTTATDVNQPTLQPAAPGSRRLSLPVLLLVIAGGLALTSIVRIITGADGITNVSQMSTALQLAVPIGLAGLGGLWAERSGVVNIGLEGMMILGTWFGAWAGYQWGPWTGVLVGIIGGAIGGLLHAIITVTFNVNHIVSGVAINILALGATRYLAPLAFEGVQGGSAKQSPPVDSLGHFTVPGLSDWLSTLNSKGWFFLSDIAGLLGGLVTNVSWLTLIAVALIPATWWILWRTPFGLRLRSCGENPIAAESLGVNVYKYKYLAVIISGGLAGLGGVFLSIVANPFYLEGQTSGRGYIGLAAMIFGNWMPGGLALGAGLFGYTDSLNLRGGSENVHALLLLGAILLVIGAIWLVIKKKYVTSVITLAVGVLVFLWYSLTDEVPNQIVSATPYVITLLVLSLSAQRLRMPKADGMPYRKGQGK from the coding sequence ATGACCACCGCAACCGACGTCAACCAGCCCACGCTGCAGCCCGCGGCACCCGGCAGCCGCCGGCTGTCGCTCCCCGTCCTCCTGCTGGTCATCGCGGGCGGCCTGGCGCTGACCTCGATCGTCCGCATCATCACGGGCGCCGACGGCATCACCAACGTCAGTCAGATGTCGACCGCGCTCCAGCTGGCCGTCCCGATCGGCCTGGCCGGTCTCGGTGGCCTCTGGGCGGAGCGCTCGGGCGTCGTCAACATCGGCCTCGAGGGCATGATGATCCTCGGCACCTGGTTCGGCGCCTGGGCCGGCTATCAGTGGGGTCCGTGGACCGGTGTCCTGGTCGGCATCATCGGTGGCGCGATCGGCGGCCTGCTGCACGCGATCATCACGGTCACCTTCAACGTCAACCACATCGTCTCCGGTGTGGCCATCAACATCCTGGCGCTCGGCGCCACCCGCTACCTCGCCCCGCTCGCCTTCGAGGGAGTCCAGGGCGGCTCGGCCAAGCAGTCCCCGCCGGTCGACTCCCTCGGCCACTTCACGGTGCCAGGACTCTCCGACTGGCTCAGCACCCTGAACTCCAAGGGCTGGTTCTTCCTCTCGGACATCGCGGGCCTGCTCGGCGGCCTGGTCACCAACGTCTCCTGGCTGACCCTGATCGCCGTCGCGCTGATTCCCGCCACCTGGTGGATCCTGTGGCGCACGCCCTTCGGCCTGCGCCTGCGGTCCTGCGGTGAGAACCCGATCGCGGCTGAGTCGCTCGGTGTCAACGTCTACAAGTACAAGTACCTGGCCGTGATCATCTCCGGTGGCCTGGCCGGCCTCGGCGGTGTCTTCCTGTCGATCGTCGCCAACCCCTTCTACCTGGAGGGCCAGACCAGCGGCCGCGGCTACATCGGTCTCGCCGCGATGATCTTCGGCAACTGGATGCCGGGCGGACTCGCCCTGGGCGCGGGCCTGTTCGGCTACACCGACAGCCTCAACCTGCGCGGCGGCTCCGAGAACGTCCACGCACTGCTGCTGCTCGGCGCCATCCTGCTCGTCATCGGTGCGATCTGGCTGGTGATCAAGAAGAAGTACGTGACCTCGGTGATCACCCTGGCCGTCGGCGTGCTCGTGTTCCTCTGGTACTCCCTCACCGACGAGGTCCCGAACCAGATCGTCTCGGCCACGCCGTACGTCATCACCCTGCTCGTCCTCTCGCTTTCGGCGCAGCGCCTGCGGATGCCGAAGGCGGACGGCATGCCGTACCGGAAGGGACAGGGCAAGTGA